ATGCTCCAGCATGTGAAACCGCAACCGTGGTTCCCTGCCATCCTGAAAACATGGGCGCGGCTGGTCGCGCTATCTCAATAAAGACGTAAGTAAAAGGAGTTACTGTGAAATATCTTTTTTCTGCCGCAGAGGCGGTTGCTCTCGATGACAGCCAGTTGGGTGGCAAAGCAGCCAACTTATTATGGCTAACGGCACATGCTTATCCTGTCCCTGGCTGGTGGGTGGTTCCCGCCAGCGCCATGGAGGAGATGCTGCGAGGCGACGAAACGGCGTCGCAACTGATCTCACAATTATCAACCACGATAACGGAGCCACAAATCGAGGCGATTGCCGGGAAAATCCGCGCGCGCATCGCGGAGCTTACGCTGCCTGATGCGTTGATGACAGCGCTGGCATCGCTCGATGGAGAACTCTTCTGGGCAGTGCGATCGTCATGTAGCGATGAAGATGCGGCTCAGGCCTCTTTCGCCGGGCAAATGGACAGCTTCCTGTTCCAGCGTGGTGTTGAACAACTGGCCGATGCTGTCCGGCGGGTGATGGTTTCCGCGTGGAGTCCCCGTGCAGTGGTGTATCGCCTGCAAAAAGGCCTGTCGTTACACGCGGTTCGCTGTTCGGTCATTGTTCAGGAGATGGTGAAAGGCCAGACCTCCGGCGTGATGTTTACCGCGCATCCGGTGACCGGCTCACGCCAGACGATGCTGATTTCAGCAGCGTGGGGCACCGGCGAAGGCGTCGTGTCGGGCCAGTGCAGCACGGATGAATTCACCGTGCCGCTGCATGGCGACCAAATTACTCAGACGCTTAGCTCAAAAACGACCGCCGTGGTCTTTGATCATCATCGCGGGCAGGGCACAACGGAAATCACACTTGATGAAGGTAAGGCGGACGTCGCGTCACTCACGGCGCAGCAAATTCTGGCACTGCGCGAGATAGGGGCGGGCATCGCAAAACAGCTTCGCGCCCCGCAGGATATCGAATGGACCCTCAAAGATAACCACATCTATCTTCTGCAAACGCGTCCAATAACGCATCTGCCAAAAGACCCTGGCTGCGTACGCGATACGCTGATTTGCGACAATGCCAACATTCAGGAGTCCTATTGCGGCATTACCACGCCGCTAACGTTCTCTTTCGCCCGCGCCGCTTATGCGACCGTTTATGAACAGACATTGCGGCTGGTTGGCTGCCCTGCGAAAGAGAGTGATGCGCGCAAACCTATCACCGACAATATGCTCAGCCTTGTTCGCGGGCGGGTTTATTACAACATTCAGAACTGGTATCGCGCGCTATTACTCCTGCCGCTGTTCAATATGAACAAAAGCGATATGGAAGCCATGATGGGGCTGGAGGAACCCGTTGATATTGTTGAGGACAAAAAGCTTTCCCGGCGCGAAAAGTTAGTGGCGCTGCCCGCGATGCTGAATATGACCGTGCGCCTCTCTTATGCGCAACTTACGCTGGAGCCGAGGATCCGTGCTTTTCTGCAACAGTATGAAACGGCGCAGGCCTACATTGATCGCGATAACCTGCATACTTTATCGCCCGGCGAACTTATCGAACGACTGAAATACCTTGATGAGCATCTTTTGACTCGCTGGACTGCGCCGATCATCAATGACTTTTACGTGGCGCGTTACAACGGCAAGGTGCAGCGCGTGCTGCAAGCGCTGTGGCCGGAAGATAGCGCGCGCATCAGCGGTGATCTACTGGCCGACGATGGCAATCTCATCAGCACCGAGCCGACCAAAAAACTGCTGGCGATGAGCATGTACGTGCGCCAGCATCCCTCTCTTGCCGCGATGATCCTTAACGATCAAGGTGCGCATCTGCTTCCTCGCATCAGGCAGCTCGATCCGCGCTTTTATCAGCAGTGTATTGACTACATTGAGCATTATGGCGATCGCACAATGGGTGAGCTTAAGCTTGAAACCCTCACTCTCCGACAAGATCCCAGCTTTCTGTTTACCGTGCTGCGTAATTACCTGAACACGGACATATTGCCGGTAAATCAGACGGGCAAGTTAAAAGCCGAAGCCGAAGAACAGGTCTTTGAGCGCCTGCTTCAGTTACGCGGTAAATCCGCGCTCGCACGGTTTAAACATCACCTCAGTAAACTGCGCAGGGCAATTCGTAACCGTGAAACGATGCGCTTTACCCGCACCAAAATGTTTGCCCTTTATCGCGATATCTATCTACAACTCGGGCAGCAGTTCGCGCTGGAGGGCGTGATTGCGCAGGCACGGGATATTTTCTGGCTGACACGTGAAGAAATTTACCAGGGTAAAGAGGGCACGGCGGTACAAACGGGCTTAGGCTCACTCATTGAGCAGCGGCGCGCCGAATATGACCGCTATCAGAAGCAGGATGAACCGGCGAACCGCTTTTCCCTCACCCAAACCCTGTATCAACAGCAGACGCTGCACGCTCCCGCGCGCCAGGACGCAGTGGCGGACAGTACGGATCTGCGCGGCACCGGGTGCTATCCCGGCCTTGTGCAAGCGCCGGTCAGCCTGGTCTTTACCCCGGAAAATGCGACCAGTCTCGCCGGGACAATACTCTGTACCGTGCGCACGGATCCCGGCTGGGCACCCCTGTTCCCCGGTCTGAGCGGGCTTATTGTCGAACGCGGTTCGATGTTGTCGCACTCTGCGATTGTTGCAAGAGAGATGGGGATCCCGGCGATCGTCGGCGTACCGGGCATTACCGGTCTGCTTCAGGATGGTGAAACAGTGAGTATGGACGGTGGCAGCGGGCTGATCGTGCGCTGTGATCAACCGGCGGAGAAGCGCGTATGACGCAGCCTCTCATTGAGCGGGAATGGCTGCCGGGGGATTCGCTTGACGATGAATTTCTGGCTATCCCGCGGCAGGTTTATGCCGACGATCCCTGGTGGCCCGGTGAAGATAGCGATGCGCTGGCGCGACAGTTTAGCGATGCCAATCCGTTTATGCAGCAAGGAAAAGTTTGGATCGGATATATTGCTGACGAAGCGCGTTTAGCTGGATTCTCGTCAAAGTCTGCCACCGGCGAAACGGTGGTGAACTTTGGGTTCTGGGAAACCATTAATGCGCTCGCGCCCAATCAACGTCTGTTCGCCGGGTTGGCGCGCTGGGCGAAAGAGCAGGGCGCGACGCGCCTTGCTGGTCCCATCAACTTTTGCACGCTGGGTAAGTTTCGCCTGCGGCTGGATACGCCCTCTTGCCCGCCCTTTTCCGGGGAACCTTATAACCCACCGTGGTATCAGGCGCTGTTAAAAAAAATGGGCTTTCTGGCCCAGGCGAAGTACTTCTCTTTGTTTGACGATGCTGAGGTGATGCGCAAGCTCCCGCTGCCCGATACGAGCACTGGGCGCTGGAAAAACGGCGACATTACAATAAAGCCGCTGACGGCTGAGTTGTGGGATAAACATCAGGATGCACTTTACCTGGTTATCACCCAAAACTTTGCCAAAAACGTCGGCTGGACGGCCTGTAACCGGGCGCTCTTCGACTGGCATTTTAATGCACGCACCATCCAACCTTATTGCGACTCTCCAGGTTCCTGCCTTGCCTTCGGTCCGCAGGGCGAGGTTGCCGGCTTGCTGTTCAACCTCGTCGATCCGCTTAACCAGAGGGGATTGTTTAAAACCATCATGATTGCCCCTCGCTATCGTCGGTCGCTGCTTTACGCCACGTTAGTGCGGCGCTTTCTGTTCGGCTTCGGTAGCGAGTATTCACACCTCGGTGTGACGCTACTTAACTGGCGCGGGCCGACGACGGCTACCGCGCTGCGAAGCTGCTGTAGCCCCAATAGAATTTTTCACGATTACGCACTTTTTCACCGGGAGATAGCGCATGAATTTTTGTGAATGTCTGTTCGTGCATCAACAGCGCACCCCTGATTTGCCTGCGCTTCGCTATACCCGCCCTGATGGTGAGCTGGCAGCGATAAGCTACGCGCAGCTCTTTTCCCGGGCTGGCGTTTATCAACGCTGGATGGAGAATGCCGGGCTGAAAGCCGGGGATCGCGTACTGTTACTGATGAAGCCTGACGTTGATTTTTACGTGATGTTCTACGCCATGCTCGGATCGGGAATTGTCCCGGTATTGGTTGAAAGCTCGATGCCTGCCAGACAACTGCGTAGCTGCCTGAGACAGGCACGTCTTAACGCAATGTTAGTTTCGCAGGGCATCGGCACAAAATGGTTTTTGCTGCCGGAGTTATGGTTTATCCGCCGCTTCACGTTCGACAACAAAAGGCGCTTTATGGCCCATTTGCCGGATTTTTTGTGCAAGGAGACCGCTACATTTCATAGTGTTCCCGTTGATGATGATGCAGCAGCATTGATTACATTTACCTCGGGTTCAACGGGGCTGCCCAAAGGTGTGCGGCGCTCCCATCGCTCGTTACTGGCGCAAAGCCACGCGTTTAGCCACTTTTTCCCCCAGACTGGCCAGCACGATATCAGCACATTTCCGGTACTGGCGCTGTTCAGCCATTTTCACGCAGGTTGCAGTTACCCCGGCCTGGGATTCGACACAGACGGCACCATCCCCGCACAGAGGATTGCGCAACAGATTCACCATCATGCCATTACCCGCTTGAGCGTCTCGCCCGCATGGATGACCCAGTTACTGAATTATGCCCGTGAGCAGCAGGCTATTTTCCCCTCGGTTAAGCATCTGATTATTGGCGGCGCGCCCGTTAACAAAGCCTTGCTGCTGGCCTGCCTGCGCCATTTTCCGCTGGCGAAATGCGGTGTGGTGTATGGCGCAACGGAAGCAGATCCGATCAGTTACATCGATATGGCGGAGTTGCTCAACGAGTGGGATAAGCAGCCGGGTTACCTCGTCGGTACGCCTGGCGACAACATGGAAATCATCATTCGCCGCCTGCCGTGCGCTTCTCCACAGGAGATGGTGCCTGAGCGAACAGAGGTGGAAGGAGAAATTTTGGTGAGTGGGCCGCAGGTGCTGGCGGGTTATCTCGACAATCCATTTGCCGAGCATCAAAACAAGATCCGGGATAGCGAAGGTCGGATATGGCACTGCACAGGCGATAGCGGCTTTCTGGATGCACAACAGCGCATCTGGCTGACGGGCAGAATAAAAGATCAACTGCAAACCCGCTCCGGTTTGTCGGTCTCGCCCTTTACCGTCGAAAAGCATCTCAATGGCTTACCGGGGATCGACATAAGCGCAGTGGTGCAAGGCGCGCAGGGCGAAATCGGCGTCGTGCTGCAAAGTGCAGAGTGTTGTCGTGTTGCGGCTCCATTACTGGAAAAAATATTCCCGGATGAGCCGGTCAGCTTTTATGTGCTGAGTACGTTTCCTGTAGATGCGCGCCATCACAGCCGCGTCGATCGTGCGTTTCTGCGCCAGAAAGTAAAGCTGGGCAAACTTAAGCCCATTATGCTGGGGGAACCATTATGAGATACCCGTTTATTATTCGTCTTGCACCGCCTGATTACATCACGCTGACAGGCATGGTTATTGCGTTATGCGCGCTTTACGCCGCGCTAGTCGGGCACAGTTGGCTTAGCCTTAGCCTGCTTTATATGGCGATGCTGGCGGATGCGCTGGATGGTAAACTTGCGCGCTTTTTGGGGATCAGTCGGCCATTTGGTCGCTATCTGGATGGATTTTGTGATGTGCTTATTTACCTCGTTACGCCCGCGCTGCTGTTTTATCTCAACGGCTTTGATGGGCGTTGGTCGCTATTTAACGCACTGATGGTTATTTGCGGCTGTCTGCGCCTTTCTCATTTCAATGAGTCTGGCAATATCACCCACAATGACACACTGGCCTATCGGGGGATGCCGGTCTTCTGGAGCGTGTTTATCCTCAGTGGTTGGAAGCTTTTGCAACTGCTTCTTCCAACCGCGTTCAGTGCAATGTTGCTGGGTCTGACACTGCTCATCTTTAGCGTGGCAATGGTTATTGACCGGCCGTTTTTCAAGTTCTCCTCGCTCACGACCATCGTTTTACTGTGCCTTGGGGGCACGATGCTGTTTGGCCTGCTGCACCTCGGAGGCGTAGATGGGTAGTTCTCTGTTCGCGCTGTGGTTACTCTTGCTGCCCGTGTTTATTGCGGGCTGTTTTCATATGCTGGTAGTTAGCCGGGGCTGGCTGCCCTGGCTGGCGGTTCCGCTCAGTACGCGTCTGTTTGGCGGCAATAAAACCTGGCGCGGGTTTGCCGTCGTTCCGCTGGTAAGCGCGCTGGTCGCCCCGCTGTGCCTGGGCGGGGAGATTAAAAACGCCTTGTTATTGGGGGTGGTGACCGGCCTTGGGTATATGCTTGGCGAACTGCCCAATTCAATGTTGAAACGTTGGTTGAAGATCTCGCCGGGTCAGTTACCTCCGCGCCACCGGGGCGTGTTTATCTTTCTCGACCAGGCCGATTCAGCCCTGGGTGTGGCGCTGGGCTGTATGTGGTTGCTGGCACTGGATCTGGTGCAGACATTGACACTCATGGCGCTGTTTATCGTCAGCGTACCGGTGATCAAAAATGTGCTTTACGTGTGCTCATTAAAAGAGAGCCGCTTTTAAATCAGGCGATAAGCGTAATGACTTTGTCGCCCGCAAGGGTGTAATACCCCGTGAGCTGGCTTCCCTGTGTTCGTCCCGCAGCCAGGGTTTGCGTCAGTGTCAGGGTAATGCGTTGTGCTGAGGTATCAATATGGCAAACCCGTGCGGCATCAAAGTCAAAGTAGCGTCCCACTTCGGGATACAGCGCTTTGTACACGCTCTCTTTGGCGGAAAAGGCGACCAGTAACGCGGTTTCATAAGGCAGAGCACAGTCAGCGAGCAGCGCCTGCTCTTGCGGACAGGTGAACATATCGGCGGTTTCGCGCATGGTTTCTGGTGCCAGCATTTCAATATCAATGCCCACCGCCAGGCCTGCGTGACGCCGCGCGATAATGGCAATCGCGTGGTTATGGGTATGCGAAAGGCTGCCGCACCAGCCCGCAGGCCAGACGGGCGCCCGATCTGTCGTGGTTCCTACATTCGCATCGCATCCCTGGCTTTGGAGTAACAGTTTTGCGCCATAGCGCGCCGCAAGGTATTCCGCCCGTCGCTTAATGCTGGCTGCATGCAGGTTTGGTGGACACGGGATAGCGTACCGGGCGAACAACTCATCCTGAAAAACGTGCCGATCAAAGACTACCTGGCAGTAGTAAATCTCAGGAACGGGCGTTATCGATCCCATCTCAAGGTGGGGCAAGAACGGCGCAAGTGCGCAGTGGGTTAACGAAGTAAACATGGCGCTATTCATCATTAAGTGAAAAGAAAAACCGCCATTACAGCGGTTTTATCATTCGTGCTAACCCCTCGCTCAGGGGATGTCTATCCAGTGTTGGAGAACCGGGCCGATCGTTTTCAGGGCTTCTGCGCTGAACATACTGTCATGGGTGGAAGAGACAGTATGGGCGATGATATTGCCATTGATATAGTTTGCCCAGAGTTGTGGATCGTAATCGTCTTCATCAACGTGTCGATAT
The nucleotide sequence above comes from Kosakonia sp. H02. Encoded proteins:
- a CDS encoding 4'-phosphopantetheinyl transferase superfamily protein — encoded protein: MFTSLTHCALAPFLPHLEMGSITPVPEIYYCQVVFDRHVFQDELFARYAIPCPPNLHAASIKRRAEYLAARYGAKLLLQSQGCDANVGTTTDRAPVWPAGWCGSLSHTHNHAIAIIARRHAGLAVGIDIEMLAPETMRETADMFTCPQEQALLADCALPYETALLVAFSAKESVYKALYPEVGRYFDFDAARVCHIDTSAQRITLTLTQTLAAGRTQGSQLTGYYTLAGDKVITLIA
- a CDS encoding CDP-archaeol synthase, giving the protein MGSSLFALWLLLLPVFIAGCFHMLVVSRGWLPWLAVPLSTRLFGGNKTWRGFAVVPLVSALVAPLCLGGEIKNALLLGVVTGLGYMLGELPNSMLKRWLKISPGQLPPRHRGVFIFLDQADSALGVALGCMWLLALDLVQTLTLMALFIVSVPVIKNVLYVCSLKESRF
- a CDS encoding CDP-alcohol phosphatidyltransferase family protein; translated protein: MRYPFIIRLAPPDYITLTGMVIALCALYAALVGHSWLSLSLLYMAMLADALDGKLARFLGISRPFGRYLDGFCDVLIYLVTPALLFYLNGFDGRWSLFNALMVICGCLRLSHFNESGNITHNDTLAYRGMPVFWSVFILSGWKLLQLLLPTAFSAMLLGLTLLIFSVAMVIDRPFFKFSSLTTIVLLCLGGTMLFGLLHLGGVDG
- a CDS encoding phosphoenolpyruvate synthase encodes the protein MKYLFSAAEAVALDDSQLGGKAANLLWLTAHAYPVPGWWVVPASAMEEMLRGDETASQLISQLSTTITEPQIEAIAGKIRARIAELTLPDALMTALASLDGELFWAVRSSCSDEDAAQASFAGQMDSFLFQRGVEQLADAVRRVMVSAWSPRAVVYRLQKGLSLHAVRCSVIVQEMVKGQTSGVMFTAHPVTGSRQTMLISAAWGTGEGVVSGQCSTDEFTVPLHGDQITQTLSSKTTAVVFDHHRGQGTTEITLDEGKADVASLTAQQILALREIGAGIAKQLRAPQDIEWTLKDNHIYLLQTRPITHLPKDPGCVRDTLICDNANIQESYCGITTPLTFSFARAAYATVYEQTLRLVGCPAKESDARKPITDNMLSLVRGRVYYNIQNWYRALLLLPLFNMNKSDMEAMMGLEEPVDIVEDKKLSRREKLVALPAMLNMTVRLSYAQLTLEPRIRAFLQQYETAQAYIDRDNLHTLSPGELIERLKYLDEHLLTRWTAPIINDFYVARYNGKVQRVLQALWPEDSARISGDLLADDGNLISTEPTKKLLAMSMYVRQHPSLAAMILNDQGAHLLPRIRQLDPRFYQQCIDYIEHYGDRTMGELKLETLTLRQDPSFLFTVLRNYLNTDILPVNQTGKLKAEAEEQVFERLLQLRGKSALARFKHHLSKLRRAIRNRETMRFTRTKMFALYRDIYLQLGQQFALEGVIAQARDIFWLTREEIYQGKEGTAVQTGLGSLIEQRRAEYDRYQKQDEPANRFSLTQTLYQQQTLHAPARQDAVADSTDLRGTGCYPGLVQAPVSLVFTPENATSLAGTILCTVRTDPGWAPLFPGLSGLIVERGSMLSHSAIVAREMGIPAIVGVPGITGLLQDGETVSMDGGSGLIVRCDQPAEKRV
- a CDS encoding AMP-binding protein; this translates as MNFCECLFVHQQRTPDLPALRYTRPDGELAAISYAQLFSRAGVYQRWMENAGLKAGDRVLLLMKPDVDFYVMFYAMLGSGIVPVLVESSMPARQLRSCLRQARLNAMLVSQGIGTKWFLLPELWFIRRFTFDNKRRFMAHLPDFLCKETATFHSVPVDDDAAALITFTSGSTGLPKGVRRSHRSLLAQSHAFSHFFPQTGQHDISTFPVLALFSHFHAGCSYPGLGFDTDGTIPAQRIAQQIHHHAITRLSVSPAWMTQLLNYAREQQAIFPSVKHLIIGGAPVNKALLLACLRHFPLAKCGVVYGATEADPISYIDMAELLNEWDKQPGYLVGTPGDNMEIIIRRLPCASPQEMVPERTEVEGEILVSGPQVLAGYLDNPFAEHQNKIRDSEGRIWHCTGDSGFLDAQQRIWLTGRIKDQLQTRSGLSVSPFTVEKHLNGLPGIDISAVVQGAQGEIGVVLQSAECCRVAAPLLEKIFPDEPVSFYVLSTFPVDARHHSRVDRAFLRQKVKLGKLKPIMLGEPL